One window of the Cydia fagiglandana chromosome 22, ilCydFagi1.1, whole genome shotgun sequence genome contains the following:
- the LOC134675566 gene encoding uncharacterized protein LOC134675566, with translation MDKSSNTEKVERPDPDDLQAFLPWACNQLQLPKDVVIIKTLQNDYVSVVTTDRKTKGKSRPRLPSVVDDQEKDEASVSHHPDEADVIRIYAVYDYADNIVGLRFDKNTNIPRMLMQILGLIIKFQVYLISLTINRGLNKYVLYEIVKFLPNSRITDINLDNCFLSEGPYYTLLENTSALRNLSLSRCRINDQVVALIAAQLHHHKPASTTLAVLNLSSNRITDVGAQSIREALKTNSKLTYLNLADNFITDEGAVAIFSVLLEFPLTPQELMDFKSRRIDYLRKKQATILQMGKDLRVTDMVKSKVNKTTPRTMLKAKGKDDITSEKSACYTDAYFYEKARAMADSMKPFKDPYSSENVTYRDGVTYCLGNNTLCQLNLSYNRLSYLSVLKLLEVVVYQRGSSRKPRGLLNCLVEGNPLPVKCRELAMIEGILEYALSGPPGKRQTAMAGRRRAK, from the coding sequence ACGATTATGTAAGCGTGGTGACCACCGACCGCAAGACCAAGGGCAAGTCGAGGCCGCGGCTGCCGTCCGTGGTGGACGACCAGGAGAAGGACGAGGCCAGCGTCAGCCACCACCCGGACGAGGCCGATGTCATCCGCATCTACGCTGTCTACGACTACGCCGACAACATCGTTGGCCTCCGCTTCGACAAGAACACCAACATCCCCCGCATGCTCATGCAGATCCTCGGCCTCATCATCAAGTTCCAAGTCTACCTCATCAGCCTCACCATCAACCGAGGCCTTAACAAGTACGTCCTTTATGAAATCGTCAAATTCCTCCCCAATTCTAGAATCACTGATATCAACTTGGACAACTGCTTTTTAAGCGAAGGTCCTTATTACACGCTACTCGAAAACACCTCTGCTTTAAGAAATTTATCTTTGTCTAGATGCAGAATTAATGACCAGGTTGTAGCTTTGATAGCAGCTCAATTACATCATCATAAACCTGCATCTACTACTCTTGCTGTTCTCAATTTATCCAGCAATAGGATCACAGATGTCGGTGCGCAAAGTATAAGAGAAGCATTGAAGACGAATTCAAAACTAACGTATTTGAATTTAGCTGACAATTTTATTACTGACGAAGGAGCCGTGGCCATCTTCAGCGTTCTATTAGAGTTCCCATTAACACCACAAGAACTTATGGACTTCAAAAGTAGACGTATagattatttacgaaaaaagcAAGCCACAATATTACAGATGGGGAAAGATTTACGAGTGACGGATATGGTCAAAAGTAAAGTTAATAAAACGACGCCGCGAACAATGTTAAAAGCGAAAGGAAAAGACGATATAACCAGTGAAAAAAGCGCCTGTTACACTGACGCGTATTTCTATGAGAAGGCTAGAGCTATGGCGGATAGTATGAAGCCTTTTAAAGATCCGTACAGTTCTGAGAATGTTACTTACCGGGACGGTGTTACTTATTGTCTGGGGAACAACACTTTATGTCAACTGAACTTATCGTACAACCGCTTGTCTTACCTGAGCGTGCTGAAGCTGCTGGAAGTGGTGGTGTACCAGCGAGGCTCGAGCAGGAAGCCGCGGGGCCTGCTCAACTGCCTGGTGGAGGGGAACCCGCTGCCCGTCAAGTGCCGGGAGCTAGCCATGATCGAGGGAATCCTGGAGTACGCGCTCTCGGGCCCGCCGGGCAAGCGGCAAACGGCGATGGCCGGTAGGAGGAGAGcgaaataa